From Scytonema millei VB511283:
TATCCAAATTCCTGCATGGTGTGCGGCTTGCACAGTTTTTTGAACTGCTTGCAATACAGCAGGATGAAAAGCGTCAGCTAATGAAGCAACTTTCGGATTGGTGCGATCGGCTGCCATGATATATTGGCTTAAATCATTCGTACCAATGCTGAAAAAATTCACTTCAGAGGCAAGTTTATCCGCGATCGCAACCGCAGATGGAATTTCTATCATGATGCCAATTTCAATATTTTGATCGAAGGGAATACCAGCTTGGGACAATTCTGTTTGTGCTTCTGCCCAAATTGCTTTAGCTGCTTGTAGTTCTGCTAAAGTTGCAATTGTGGGAAACATAACTTTAATTTGATATCCTGAGCTAGCTCGTAATATTGCTCGTAACTGAGTTTTAAAAAGCTCGGGACGATCCAAGCAAAATCGAATACCTCGCCAGCCTAAAAAAGGATTAGTTTCTGTTTGTAATCCCAGATAAGAAAGAGGTTTGTCGCCACCTATATCCAGAGTACGAATAATTAGGGAACGGTTTGCTAGAATTTGGGCGATCGCACGATAAATTTCAAATTGTTCTGCTTCTGTAGGTGAGGACGTTCTGTCAAGATACAATAATTCGGTGCGTAACAATCCGACTCCCTCTGCACCTTGAGCGATCGCAATTTGAGCATCGGCAATACTACTAATATTAGCAAAGACTTGAATTCGCTTACCGTCACGGGCGATCGCTGGTGCTTGCGCTTTGACTCGTGCTTGCTGTCTAGCGGTAATTATCGCATCTCTTTTCGCTTCGAGGGTAGCAATTGTTTTAGAATCGGGTTGTATCCAAATATTGCCATTTTCACCATCAATTGCTAGCAGCGTACCAGGTTCTAAATTTAAAATCTGTGAGTTAACACCGACAACAGCCGGAATTCCTAACGTACGTGCCAGAATTACACTGTGAGAAGTAGCGCTACCTTGTAACGTACAAATTCCTAATACTTTTGTCCGATCTAATTGGACTGTATCAGAAGGAGAAAGATCGCGAGCAACAAGAATACTGGGCTGAGTTAATTCTATATTAGCAGTAGAAACGCCAAGGAGCGATCGCAAAACTCTTTGTCCTACATCAATAATATCTTTAGCTCGTTCTTGTAAATAAACGTCATTGAGATGGCGATAACTATTTGCTATTTCATCAATGATGGTATTCCAAGCAAATTCAGCATTTTGATGTTGCTCAAAAATTCGTTTTTGGACGGGTTCGATAATTGCTGGATCTGCCAAAATTAAAAGATGTGCATCAAATATTGCTGCTTCATTCTCATGAATATGGATTCGATCTTTGATATTTTGAATTTCTTGTTGGGCAGTTGCGATCGCTGTTTGTAAACGCTGCCATTCAGTCTCTACATCTACTACACAAAGTTCGTGAACTTTTATTTGATACGAATGATGTTGGAAAACTGGGGCGATCGCAATTCCTGGGACAGCGGGAATTCCTTGTGGAAAATGAGAGAAAGTATGGAGGTGAGGAGATGAAGTATGATGAGTCTCACCAAAATTATTTTCGACAAGTGTTTGTAGTGCTAACAGTGCCGCATCTGCATCTTCACCAACAGAAGAGATCGCGATTTCGTGTCCTTGGCATACTCCTAATGTAGCAACTTGATTGATGCTATCTGCTCTCACAAATTCTGTGTTTCTGGTGATATTTCGCACGCGAATTTGAGCCTGAAACTGAGTTACTGTGGTAACAAATTGAGCCGCAGGACGTGCGTGTAGTCCTTGTGGGTTACGGATTGTCAGGTGGATTTCGTTTGTTGGGAGATCCCCCCAACCTCCCTTAAAAAGGGGGGCAATAGAATGTTTGTTTTGGGTATTTATATTTAATTGTGCTGCTTTTGCTGTGAGTGCTTGTCGTGCTTCAGAAATAACAACATCGATATCGTTACTGGATGTAGCTGCAACAGAGGCGGCGATCGCACCTTCTACTAGAGGTGCTTCACATAAATGAATTTTATCCTGTTGTTCTTCTGGCAAGAATTCTATTGCCATCTCCGCACTAAGTAAGGCACTACCGAGATCCATGAGTACGAGAACGCCATCGTCACTATAGACAGAGGCGATCGCTTCATAGACTTGCATGGCATCTGTACCTAGTGGATTTTCTGGATCGTCAATTCCTGCTGCTACGGCTATGGGTACTTTGTCCTGTACCATTTGTCGTGCAAGTTCCCGCACGCCTTCGGCTAGTTTTTTGCTGTGAGAGACAATAACAATGCTAACCATGCGATCGCCCCAAGAACATCTAGAAGCTTCTATCCTTGCAGTTACTTTATACTGCTAGCAACTTCATTGCATCAGCAACAGAGTAGACAATTCTTCAATTTTGCATAACTTTATTTGCTTTCACAAGGATTACAACGATATCTATAATGTGCTACAGATGTAAGAACTGAAGATTTAGGACATCTTTTTATTTTTAGTAATTTAATTTTCCAACGTTGCTAACAAACTCTTCAGCATTAAATAAGTAGAAGTTGCGCCTGGATCTTGGTGTCCGATACTGCGATCGCCTAAATAACTCGCTCTCCCTTTTTTAGCTAGCATGAGAATAGTCTCTTTCATCGCTTGTTCTGCTACTAATACTACTTGCTGCATCGTTTCTAAAATATTTTTATTGTTATCTACAGATTGTTGAAAACTATCCACAACTGGTAATAAAACATCTATCATAGTCTTGTCACCAAGGTGCGCTTTACCTCGTTGAACTACACCTTCTAAACCTGCTTGTAATAACTTGAGTAAATCTTCTGTTGCGAGTTCTTCTTTCCCTGTTACGGCTGTACTTGCTCTCAAAAAAAATGTGCCGTAAAGAGGACCACTTGCACCACCTACAGTAGAAATTAAGGTCATGCTGACAGTTTTTAAAATTGTGCTGATGTCTTTGTCGGCAACACTAGATAGTTGACTTGCTACTTTCTTAAAGCCGCGATCCATATTGATCCCATGATCGGCATCACCAATTGCTGCATCTAATTCTGTTAAATATTCTTTGTTTTGCTCAATCTCAGCAGCAAAATTTTGCAACCATTGTATTACTTGTTCTTTATTCATATTGATTTGTCATTTGTCATTTGTGAGGAGTCAGAAGTCAGAATAAACTGAACTGATAACTGATAACTGATAACTGATAACTGATTACCAA
This genomic window contains:
- the ptsP gene encoding phosphoenolpyruvate--protein phosphotransferase, with product MVSIVIVSHSKKLAEGVRELARQMVQDKVPIAVAAGIDDPENPLGTDAMQVYEAIASVYSDDGVLVLMDLGSALLSAEMAIEFLPEEQQDKIHLCEAPLVEGAIAASVAATSSNDIDVVISEARQALTAKAAQLNINTQNKHSIAPLFKGGWGDLPTNEIHLTIRNPQGLHARPAAQFVTTVTQFQAQIRVRNITRNTEFVRADSINQVATLGVCQGHEIAISSVGEDADAALLALQTLVENNFGETHHTSSPHLHTFSHFPQGIPAVPGIAIAPVFQHHSYQIKVHELCVVDVETEWQRLQTAIATAQQEIQNIKDRIHIHENEAAIFDAHLLILADPAIIEPVQKRIFEQHQNAEFAWNTIIDEIANSYRHLNDVYLQERAKDIIDVGQRVLRSLLGVSTANIELTQPSILVARDLSPSDTVQLDRTKVLGICTLQGSATSHSVILARTLGIPAVVGVNSQILNLEPGTLLAIDGENGNIWIQPDSKTIATLEAKRDAIITARQQARVKAQAPAIARDGKRIQVFANISSIADAQIAIAQGAEGVGLLRTELLYLDRTSSPTEAEQFEIYRAIAQILANRSLIIRTLDIGGDKPLSYLGLQTETNPFLGWRGIRFCLDRPELFKTQLRAILRASSGYQIKVMFPTIATLAELQAAKAIWAEAQTELSQAGIPFDQNIEIGIMIEIPSAVAIADKLASEVNFFSIGTNDLSQYIMAADRTNPKVASLADAFHPAVLQAVQKTVQAAHHAGIWIGLCGELAAEPLEGV
- the dhaL gene encoding dihydroxyacetone kinase subunit DhaL, coding for MNKEQVIQWLQNFAAEIEQNKEYLTELDAAIGDADHGINMDRGFKKVASQLSSVADKDISTILKTVSMTLISTVGGASGPLYGTFFLRASTAVTGKEELATEDLLKLLQAGLEGVVQRGKAHLGDKTMIDVLLPVVDSFQQSVDNNKNILETMQQVVLVAEQAMKETILMLAKKGRASYLGDRSIGHQDPGATSTYLMLKSLLATLEN